A genome region from Gouania willdenowi chromosome 9, fGouWil2.1, whole genome shotgun sequence includes the following:
- the LOC114469947 gene encoding regulator of G-protein signaling 3-like isoform X1: MTTASTRVSGSTNIPGADFGSSHLRAEVRLAHISSIKKKVLVQSRTRTQLDQKIRTQSMSKPHQSESTTHRKSPRRPPRPEKKKNHPSSLGDKGQLKLSILPQETHIIIHIQQAKGLMGRSQRSCDSFVTLTVTSDLHQCLSGKTQTVTTTRNPDYNRRFSLRITDRLMLCRLLVSVYRRSADHRCRQLIGCMSFGIGSLVLSCKLVSDWFFLLGKECGRSKHLRVKPKHGRPIRTLRRAKARPGQEMFWKSSALLWDASTHPHHQYDFLSAAGSTPEPEPEQHREDFGSSVPTRSSNVLHKQEKSHTLDLQHLHKSTANTGRMTVRVTRGNNGFGFTICCDAPVRVQAVETGGPAHQAGLCQGDSVLQLNGIPVETWKCVDLAHAIRSCSSHIVLVLWRKSQESKVLRDTAPHADVRHSFLWRDEKVPQQEFSIHTLKGTRVTSSNGDNYIFLSPVSHGGAILQSCLQECEDTVGRLYQTHPIKGQQLLRDLRPQPSHQPYSSHTAMLPPPTSALSAKFSNYQNCTMVQSHRPSSRYSSFISPKPQTLIFPVFIQPVDLCSSDRTLLLSENMMLQPTQQLPTKVTVFVYTDLLLLTTADSVGRFLVLQTPLFLDGLQLREVSSEPLRLYLLQSSASGWRCVVCLEAFSIEQKIRVSLCLHDNMQLVAPETNLCPQVSTLPLHLPPPSADLLPEPHPFHSDRKNSKEEEELQQGQGQSRCEKRQSHLHTLNDGDSDEDKPNHKPTGLHRSLSEGSLLKEPRSPRFLSDSSIHRLTCPLTSDPSPHTVRKQLTRTDGTLKELLLLFNNNNNNKGSECNNVKLKRKNLSVSVDVRGRLSFLRKRNNSRGFHGNSLDRALRNNRPSLKEVLKWAESFDALLANQYGVAVFRYFLRSEFSEENLDFWLAVEGFKQTRPLKMEAHGQRIYREFISADAPRQVNVDSFVRESTNQSVRHGVGPTSFDQAQEQVFNLMMSDSYPRFLKSHLYTTLTNQSTVDNTVDQA, from the exons ATGACGACTGCCAGCACCAG AGTCTCTGGCTCCACGAACATACCCGGAGCAGATTTTGGATCATCTCATCTCAGAGCTGAGGTCAGACTGGCTCACATCTCCAGCATCAAGAAGAAGGTCCTGGTCCAGTCCAGGACCAGAACCCAGCTGGATCAGAAGATAAGAACCCAATCCATGTCCAAACCCCATCAGTCAGAGAGCACGACCCACAGGAAGTCCCCCAGAAGACCTCCAAgaccagagaagaagaagaatcatcCATCCTCCCTCGGAGACAAAG GTCAGTTAAAGCTTTCCATCCTTCCACAGGAGACACACATCATCATTCACA TCCAACAAGCCAAAGGTCTGATGGGGCGGAGTCAAAGGTCATGTGACTCCTTTGTGACG CTGaccgtgacctctgacctccatCAGTGTCTAAGCGGAAAAACCCAGACCGTCACCACCACCAGGAACCCCGACTACAACCGAAGGTTCAGCCT gaggatCACTGACAGGCTGATGCTCTGCAGGTTGTTGGTATCTGTTTACAGGAGGTCAGCTGACCACAG GTGCCGACAGCTGATTGGTTGTATGAGCTTTGGGATTGGCTCTCTGGTTTTATCCTGTAAG CTggtctctgattggttcttccTGCTGGGAAAGGAATGTGGGCGGAGCAAACACCTTCGAGTGAAGCCGAAGCATGGCCGACCTATCAGAACCCTGAGAAGAGCCAAAG CTCGGCCCGGTCAGGAGATGTTCTGGAAGAGTTCAGCGCTGCTCTGGGATGCCTCCACACACCCTCACCACCAATATGATTTTCTATCTGCAGCAGGATCCActccagaaccagaaccagagcaACACAGAGAGGACTTTGGCTCTTCTGTCCCCACAAGGTCGTCCAATGTCCTCCACAAGCAGGAGAAGAGCCACACACTGGACCTTCAACACCTCCACAAATCTACAGCAAACACAGGCAGAATGACt GTCAGGGTCACTCGAGGAAACAACGGCTTTGGTTTCACCATCTGCTGCGATGCACCGGTGCGAGTGCAGGCCGTGGAAACAG GTGGTCCCGCCCATCAGGCTGGACTCTGTCAGGGAGATTCTGTGCTTCAACTCAATGGGATCCCCGTGGAAACCTGGAAGTGTGTGGACCTCGCACATGCCATTAG gagCTGCTCATCTCACATTGTCCTTGTCCTGTGGAGAAAATCACAGGAGAGCAAAGTTCTGAGAGACACc gcTCCACATGCTGACGTGCGGCATAGCTTCCTGTGGAGAGACGAGAAGGTCCCACAGCAGGAGTTCTCCATCCACACACTGAAGGGCACCAGAGTGACATCATCAAACGGAGACAACTACATCTTCCTGTCACCTGTCAGTCACGGAGGAGCG ATCCTTCAGTCGTGTCTCCAGGAGTGCGAGGACACTGTGG GTCGACTCTATCAGACTCACCCAATCAAAGGACAGCAGCTCCTTCGCGACCTCCGACCCCAGCCGTCACATCAACCATACAGCAGTCACACCGCCATGCTGCCTCCTCCCACCTCGGCTCTGTCCGCAAAGTTCTCCAACTACCAGAATTGCACCATGGTGCAGTCTCACCGGCCTAGCTCCAGATACTCTTCTTTCATCAGCCCCAAACCCCAAACCCTCATCTTCCCCGTCTTCATCCAG CCTGTGGATCTGTGCAGCTCTGACAGAACTCTGCTGCTCTCAGAGAACATGATGTTACAACCAACACAACAACTGCCTACAAAG GTGACGGTCTTTGTGTACACTGACCTGTTGTTGTTAACCACCGCTGACAGTGTGGGTCGGTTCCTGGTCCTGCAGACTCCATTATTCCTGGACGGCCTGCAGCTCAGAGAAG TGTCCTCCGAACCACTGCGTCTCTACCTGCTGCAGAGCTCCGCCAGTGGGTGGCGCTGTGTGGTCTGCCTCGAGGCCTTCAGCATCGAGCAGAAGATCCGGGTCAGCCTCTGTCTCCATGACAACATGCAGCTGGTTGCCCCGGAAACCAATCTCTGCCCACAG GTCTCCACACTTCCTCTCCATCTTCCTCCTCCATCTGCTGACCTTCTGCCTGAGCCACACCCATTTCACTCAGATAGGAAGAACagcaaagaggaggaggagctacagCAGGGACAAGGACAGAGCCGCTGTGAAAAAAGGCAGAGCCACCTCCACACCCTGAATGATGGAGACAGTGATGAAGACAAGCCAAACCACAAACCTACAg GGCTGCACCGCTCTCTCTCTGAGGGCTCTCTGCTGAAGGAGCCTCGATCGCCCCGTTTCCTGTCTGACAGCTCTATCCACCGTCTGACCTGCCCCCTGACTTCTGACCCCTCCCCTCACACTGTGAGGAAACAGCTGACCAGAACAGACGGGACGCtaaaggagctgctgctgctattcaacaacaacaacaataataag GGCTCAGAGTGCAACAACGTGAAGCTGAAGAGGAAGAATCTGAGTGT ATCTGTGGATGTTCGTGGACGCCTGTCATTTCTAAGGAAACGTAATAACAGCAgaggtttccatggaaacagtTTGGACAGAGCTCTGAGAAACAACAG GCCGTCATTGAAGGAGGTGCTGAAATGGGCGGAGAGTTTTGATGCTCTTCTTGCCAATCAAT atggCGTGGCAGTGTTCCGGTACTTCTTGAGATCCGAGTTCAGCGAGGAGAATCTGGACTTCTGGTTGGCTGTGGAGGGATTCAAGCAAACACGCCCACTGAAGATGGAGGCACACGGACAGAGAATCTACAGAGAGTTTATTTCTGCTGACGCTCCTCGACAG
- the LOC114469947 gene encoding regulator of G-protein signaling 3-like isoform X4 translates to MTTASTRVSGSTNIPGADFGSSHLRAEVRLAHISSIKKKVLVQSRTRTQLDQKIRTQSMSKPHQSESTTHRKSPRRPPRPEKKKNHPSSLGDKGQLKLSILPQETHIIIHIQQAKGLMGRSQRSCDSFVTLTVTSDLHQCLSGKTQTVTTTRNPDYNRRFSLRITDRLMLCRLLVSVYRRSADHRCRQLIGCMSFGIGSLVLSCKLVSDWFFLLGKECGRSKHLRVKPKHGRPIRTLRRAKAGSTPEPEPEQHREDFGSSVPTRSSNVLHKQEKSHTLDLQHLHKSTANTGRMTVRVTRGNNGFGFTICCDAPVRVQAVETGGPAHQAGLCQGDSVLQLNGIPVETWKCVDLAHAIRSCSSHIVLVLWRKSQESKVLRDTAPHADVRHSFLWRDEKVPQQEFSIHTLKGTRVTSSNGDNYIFLSPVSHGGAILQSCLQECEDTVGRLYQTHPIKGQQLLRDLRPQPSHQPYSSHTAMLPPPTSALSAKFSNYQNCTMVQSHRPSSRYSSFISPKPQTLIFPVFIQPVDLCSSDRTLLLSENMMLQPTQQLPTKVTVFVYTDLLLLTTADSVGRFLVLQTPLFLDGLQLREVSSEPLRLYLLQSSASGWRCVVCLEAFSIEQKIRVSLCLHDNMQLVAPETNLCPQVSTLPLHLPPPSADLLPEPHPFHSDRKNSKEEEELQQGQGQSRCEKRQSHLHTLNDGDSDEDKPNHKPTGLHRSLSEGSLLKEPRSPRFLSDSSIHRLTCPLTSDPSPHTVRKQLTRTDGTLKELLLLFNNNNNNKGSECNNVKLKRKNLSVSVDVRGRLSFLRKRNNSRGFHGNSLDRALRNNRPSLKEVLKWAESFDALLANQYGVAVFRYFLRSEFSEENLDFWLAVEGFKQTRPLKMEAHGQRIYREFISADAPRQVNVDSFVRESTNQSVRHGVGPTSFDQAQEQVFNLMMSDSYPRFLKSHLYTTLTNQSTVDNTVDQA, encoded by the exons ATGACGACTGCCAGCACCAG AGTCTCTGGCTCCACGAACATACCCGGAGCAGATTTTGGATCATCTCATCTCAGAGCTGAGGTCAGACTGGCTCACATCTCCAGCATCAAGAAGAAGGTCCTGGTCCAGTCCAGGACCAGAACCCAGCTGGATCAGAAGATAAGAACCCAATCCATGTCCAAACCCCATCAGTCAGAGAGCACGACCCACAGGAAGTCCCCCAGAAGACCTCCAAgaccagagaagaagaagaatcatcCATCCTCCCTCGGAGACAAAG GTCAGTTAAAGCTTTCCATCCTTCCACAGGAGACACACATCATCATTCACA TCCAACAAGCCAAAGGTCTGATGGGGCGGAGTCAAAGGTCATGTGACTCCTTTGTGACG CTGaccgtgacctctgacctccatCAGTGTCTAAGCGGAAAAACCCAGACCGTCACCACCACCAGGAACCCCGACTACAACCGAAGGTTCAGCCT gaggatCACTGACAGGCTGATGCTCTGCAGGTTGTTGGTATCTGTTTACAGGAGGTCAGCTGACCACAG GTGCCGACAGCTGATTGGTTGTATGAGCTTTGGGATTGGCTCTCTGGTTTTATCCTGTAAG CTggtctctgattggttcttccTGCTGGGAAAGGAATGTGGGCGGAGCAAACACCTTCGAGTGAAGCCGAAGCATGGCCGACCTATCAGAACCCTGAGAAGAGCCAAAG CAGGATCCActccagaaccagaaccagagcaACACAGAGAGGACTTTGGCTCTTCTGTCCCCACAAGGTCGTCCAATGTCCTCCACAAGCAGGAGAAGAGCCACACACTGGACCTTCAACACCTCCACAAATCTACAGCAAACACAGGCAGAATGACt GTCAGGGTCACTCGAGGAAACAACGGCTTTGGTTTCACCATCTGCTGCGATGCACCGGTGCGAGTGCAGGCCGTGGAAACAG GTGGTCCCGCCCATCAGGCTGGACTCTGTCAGGGAGATTCTGTGCTTCAACTCAATGGGATCCCCGTGGAAACCTGGAAGTGTGTGGACCTCGCACATGCCATTAG gagCTGCTCATCTCACATTGTCCTTGTCCTGTGGAGAAAATCACAGGAGAGCAAAGTTCTGAGAGACACc gcTCCACATGCTGACGTGCGGCATAGCTTCCTGTGGAGAGACGAGAAGGTCCCACAGCAGGAGTTCTCCATCCACACACTGAAGGGCACCAGAGTGACATCATCAAACGGAGACAACTACATCTTCCTGTCACCTGTCAGTCACGGAGGAGCG ATCCTTCAGTCGTGTCTCCAGGAGTGCGAGGACACTGTGG GTCGACTCTATCAGACTCACCCAATCAAAGGACAGCAGCTCCTTCGCGACCTCCGACCCCAGCCGTCACATCAACCATACAGCAGTCACACCGCCATGCTGCCTCCTCCCACCTCGGCTCTGTCCGCAAAGTTCTCCAACTACCAGAATTGCACCATGGTGCAGTCTCACCGGCCTAGCTCCAGATACTCTTCTTTCATCAGCCCCAAACCCCAAACCCTCATCTTCCCCGTCTTCATCCAG CCTGTGGATCTGTGCAGCTCTGACAGAACTCTGCTGCTCTCAGAGAACATGATGTTACAACCAACACAACAACTGCCTACAAAG GTGACGGTCTTTGTGTACACTGACCTGTTGTTGTTAACCACCGCTGACAGTGTGGGTCGGTTCCTGGTCCTGCAGACTCCATTATTCCTGGACGGCCTGCAGCTCAGAGAAG TGTCCTCCGAACCACTGCGTCTCTACCTGCTGCAGAGCTCCGCCAGTGGGTGGCGCTGTGTGGTCTGCCTCGAGGCCTTCAGCATCGAGCAGAAGATCCGGGTCAGCCTCTGTCTCCATGACAACATGCAGCTGGTTGCCCCGGAAACCAATCTCTGCCCACAG GTCTCCACACTTCCTCTCCATCTTCCTCCTCCATCTGCTGACCTTCTGCCTGAGCCACACCCATTTCACTCAGATAGGAAGAACagcaaagaggaggaggagctacagCAGGGACAAGGACAGAGCCGCTGTGAAAAAAGGCAGAGCCACCTCCACACCCTGAATGATGGAGACAGTGATGAAGACAAGCCAAACCACAAACCTACAg GGCTGCACCGCTCTCTCTCTGAGGGCTCTCTGCTGAAGGAGCCTCGATCGCCCCGTTTCCTGTCTGACAGCTCTATCCACCGTCTGACCTGCCCCCTGACTTCTGACCCCTCCCCTCACACTGTGAGGAAACAGCTGACCAGAACAGACGGGACGCtaaaggagctgctgctgctattcaacaacaacaacaataataag GGCTCAGAGTGCAACAACGTGAAGCTGAAGAGGAAGAATCTGAGTGT ATCTGTGGATGTTCGTGGACGCCTGTCATTTCTAAGGAAACGTAATAACAGCAgaggtttccatggaaacagtTTGGACAGAGCTCTGAGAAACAACAG GCCGTCATTGAAGGAGGTGCTGAAATGGGCGGAGAGTTTTGATGCTCTTCTTGCCAATCAAT atggCGTGGCAGTGTTCCGGTACTTCTTGAGATCCGAGTTCAGCGAGGAGAATCTGGACTTCTGGTTGGCTGTGGAGGGATTCAAGCAAACACGCCCACTGAAGATGGAGGCACACGGACAGAGAATCTACAGAGAGTTTATTTCTGCTGACGCTCCTCGACAG
- the LOC114469947 gene encoding regulator of G-protein signaling 3-like isoform X7: MTTASTRVSGSTNIPGADFGSSHLRAEVRLAHISSIKKKVLVQSRTRTQLDQKIRTQSMSKPHQSESTTHRKSPRRPPRPEKKKNHPSSLGDKGQLKLSILPQETHIIIHIQQAKGLMGRSQRSCDSFVTLTVTSDLHQCLSGKTQTVTTTRNPDYNRRFSLRITDRLMLCRLLVSVYRRSADHRCRQLIGCMSFGIGSLVLSCKECGRSKHLRVKPKHGRPIRTLRRAKGSTPEPEPEQHREDFGSSVPTRSSNVLHKQEKSHTLDLQHLHKSTANTGRMTVRVTRGNNGFGFTICCDAPVRVQAVETGGPAHQAGLCQGDSVLQLNGIPVETWKCVDLAHAIRSCSSHIVLVLWRKSQESKVLRDTAPHADVRHSFLWRDEKVPQQEFSIHTLKGTRVTSSNGDNYIFLSPVSHGGAILQSCLQECEDTVGRLYQTHPIKGQQLLRDLRPQPSHQPYSSHTAMLPPPTSALSAKFSNYQNCTMVQSHRPSSRYSSFISPKPQTLIFPVFIQPVDLCSSDRTLLLSENMMLQPTQQLPTKVTVFVYTDLLLLTTADSVGRFLVLQTPLFLDGLQLREVSSEPLRLYLLQSSASGWRCVVCLEAFSIEQKIRVSLCLHDNMQLVAPETNLCPQVSTLPLHLPPPSADLLPEPHPFHSDRKNSKEEEELQQGQGQSRCEKRQSHLHTLNDGDSDEDKPNHKPTGLHRSLSEGSLLKEPRSPRFLSDSSIHRLTCPLTSDPSPHTVRKQLTRTDGTLKELLLLFNNNNNNKGSECNNVKLKRKNLSVSVDVRGRLSFLRKRNNSRGFHGNSLDRALRNNRPSLKEVLKWAESFDALLANQYGVAVFRYFLRSEFSEENLDFWLAVEGFKQTRPLKMEAHGQRIYREFISADAPRQVNVDSFVRESTNQSVRHGVGPTSFDQAQEQVFNLMMSDSYPRFLKSHLYTTLTNQSTVDNTVDQA; the protein is encoded by the exons ATGACGACTGCCAGCACCAG AGTCTCTGGCTCCACGAACATACCCGGAGCAGATTTTGGATCATCTCATCTCAGAGCTGAGGTCAGACTGGCTCACATCTCCAGCATCAAGAAGAAGGTCCTGGTCCAGTCCAGGACCAGAACCCAGCTGGATCAGAAGATAAGAACCCAATCCATGTCCAAACCCCATCAGTCAGAGAGCACGACCCACAGGAAGTCCCCCAGAAGACCTCCAAgaccagagaagaagaagaatcatcCATCCTCCCTCGGAGACAAAG GTCAGTTAAAGCTTTCCATCCTTCCACAGGAGACACACATCATCATTCACA TCCAACAAGCCAAAGGTCTGATGGGGCGGAGTCAAAGGTCATGTGACTCCTTTGTGACG CTGaccgtgacctctgacctccatCAGTGTCTAAGCGGAAAAACCCAGACCGTCACCACCACCAGGAACCCCGACTACAACCGAAGGTTCAGCCT gaggatCACTGACAGGCTGATGCTCTGCAGGTTGTTGGTATCTGTTTACAGGAGGTCAGCTGACCACAG GTGCCGACAGCTGATTGGTTGTATGAGCTTTGGGATTGGCTCTCTGGTTTTATCCTGTAAG GAATGTGGGCGGAGCAAACACCTTCGAGTGAAGCCGAAGCATGGCCGACCTATCAGAACCCTGAGAAGAGCCAAAG GATCCActccagaaccagaaccagagcaACACAGAGAGGACTTTGGCTCTTCTGTCCCCACAAGGTCGTCCAATGTCCTCCACAAGCAGGAGAAGAGCCACACACTGGACCTTCAACACCTCCACAAATCTACAGCAAACACAGGCAGAATGACt GTCAGGGTCACTCGAGGAAACAACGGCTTTGGTTTCACCATCTGCTGCGATGCACCGGTGCGAGTGCAGGCCGTGGAAACAG GTGGTCCCGCCCATCAGGCTGGACTCTGTCAGGGAGATTCTGTGCTTCAACTCAATGGGATCCCCGTGGAAACCTGGAAGTGTGTGGACCTCGCACATGCCATTAG gagCTGCTCATCTCACATTGTCCTTGTCCTGTGGAGAAAATCACAGGAGAGCAAAGTTCTGAGAGACACc gcTCCACATGCTGACGTGCGGCATAGCTTCCTGTGGAGAGACGAGAAGGTCCCACAGCAGGAGTTCTCCATCCACACACTGAAGGGCACCAGAGTGACATCATCAAACGGAGACAACTACATCTTCCTGTCACCTGTCAGTCACGGAGGAGCG ATCCTTCAGTCGTGTCTCCAGGAGTGCGAGGACACTGTGG GTCGACTCTATCAGACTCACCCAATCAAAGGACAGCAGCTCCTTCGCGACCTCCGACCCCAGCCGTCACATCAACCATACAGCAGTCACACCGCCATGCTGCCTCCTCCCACCTCGGCTCTGTCCGCAAAGTTCTCCAACTACCAGAATTGCACCATGGTGCAGTCTCACCGGCCTAGCTCCAGATACTCTTCTTTCATCAGCCCCAAACCCCAAACCCTCATCTTCCCCGTCTTCATCCAG CCTGTGGATCTGTGCAGCTCTGACAGAACTCTGCTGCTCTCAGAGAACATGATGTTACAACCAACACAACAACTGCCTACAAAG GTGACGGTCTTTGTGTACACTGACCTGTTGTTGTTAACCACCGCTGACAGTGTGGGTCGGTTCCTGGTCCTGCAGACTCCATTATTCCTGGACGGCCTGCAGCTCAGAGAAG TGTCCTCCGAACCACTGCGTCTCTACCTGCTGCAGAGCTCCGCCAGTGGGTGGCGCTGTGTGGTCTGCCTCGAGGCCTTCAGCATCGAGCAGAAGATCCGGGTCAGCCTCTGTCTCCATGACAACATGCAGCTGGTTGCCCCGGAAACCAATCTCTGCCCACAG GTCTCCACACTTCCTCTCCATCTTCCTCCTCCATCTGCTGACCTTCTGCCTGAGCCACACCCATTTCACTCAGATAGGAAGAACagcaaagaggaggaggagctacagCAGGGACAAGGACAGAGCCGCTGTGAAAAAAGGCAGAGCCACCTCCACACCCTGAATGATGGAGACAGTGATGAAGACAAGCCAAACCACAAACCTACAg GGCTGCACCGCTCTCTCTCTGAGGGCTCTCTGCTGAAGGAGCCTCGATCGCCCCGTTTCCTGTCTGACAGCTCTATCCACCGTCTGACCTGCCCCCTGACTTCTGACCCCTCCCCTCACACTGTGAGGAAACAGCTGACCAGAACAGACGGGACGCtaaaggagctgctgctgctattcaacaacaacaacaataataag GGCTCAGAGTGCAACAACGTGAAGCTGAAGAGGAAGAATCTGAGTGT ATCTGTGGATGTTCGTGGACGCCTGTCATTTCTAAGGAAACGTAATAACAGCAgaggtttccatggaaacagtTTGGACAGAGCTCTGAGAAACAACAG GCCGTCATTGAAGGAGGTGCTGAAATGGGCGGAGAGTTTTGATGCTCTTCTTGCCAATCAAT atggCGTGGCAGTGTTCCGGTACTTCTTGAGATCCGAGTTCAGCGAGGAGAATCTGGACTTCTGGTTGGCTGTGGAGGGATTCAAGCAAACACGCCCACTGAAGATGGAGGCACACGGACAGAGAATCTACAGAGAGTTTATTTCTGCTGACGCTCCTCGACAG